A stretch of Corallococcus macrosporus DNA encodes these proteins:
- a CDS encoding ATP-grasp domain-containing protein has protein sequence MTSRKKVVVIGSRSDDATRFVAEAVERRRARAVVLETDRVPDSAALSWEDGDVHWDGECLSDLRSFYLKNVRLSLPVPEAEALSSRNFPRWQEQYLAERERQSFLHSVLRSLHRRGGSFVNPLEAVELHYLKLQQLALLRRHRIPVPSSLATASPDAVREFVARHGSVIYKPLGGGAMVRKVEESDLTDERLQLLANCPVLFQEQIPGDEFRAYVLDGEPVAAFHIPTDGVVDARQNLHRVKPARLPKEAWAMCLKGARALGMVFTAVDLRRTPEGAFVALEFNPTPAISFFDDPRDGKVITRLASYLVSKA, from the coding sequence ATGACGTCCCGCAAGAAGGTCGTGGTCATCGGCTCGCGTTCGGATGACGCCACCCGCTTCGTCGCTGAAGCGGTGGAGCGTCGCCGCGCGCGAGCCGTCGTCCTGGAGACGGACCGGGTCCCGGACTCCGCCGCGTTGAGCTGGGAGGACGGCGACGTGCACTGGGACGGTGAATGTCTCAGCGACCTGCGCTCGTTCTACCTGAAGAACGTGCGGCTCTCGCTCCCGGTCCCCGAGGCCGAGGCCCTGTCCAGCCGCAACTTCCCGCGCTGGCAGGAGCAGTACCTGGCGGAGCGCGAGCGCCAGTCGTTCCTCCACTCCGTGCTGCGCTCGCTCCACCGGCGCGGCGGCTCGTTCGTCAACCCGCTGGAGGCGGTGGAGCTGCACTACCTGAAGCTGCAGCAGCTGGCCCTGCTGCGCCGTCACCGCATCCCCGTGCCCAGCAGCCTGGCCACCGCGTCGCCGGACGCGGTGCGCGAGTTCGTCGCGCGCCACGGCTCCGTCATCTACAAGCCGCTGGGCGGCGGCGCGATGGTGCGCAAGGTGGAGGAGTCGGACCTCACCGACGAACGGCTCCAACTGCTCGCCAACTGCCCCGTGCTGTTCCAGGAGCAGATCCCCGGCGACGAGTTCCGCGCCTACGTGCTCGACGGAGAGCCCGTGGCCGCCTTCCACATCCCCACGGACGGCGTGGTGGACGCGCGGCAGAACCTGCACCGGGTGAAGCCCGCCCGTCTGCCGAAGGAAGCCTGGGCGATGTGCCTCAAGGGAGCCAGGGCGCTGGGCATGGTCTTCACGGCGGTGGACCTGCGGCGCACGCCCGAGGGAGCCTTCGTGGCGCTTGAGTTCAACCCCACCCCCGCCATTTCCTTTTTCGATGATCCGCGCGACGGCAAAGTCATCACCCGGCTCGCCAGCTACCTCGTCTCCAAGGCCTGA
- a CDS encoding 2OG-Fe(II) oxygenase, translating to MLHVCLRDVLFPERAEAMHQALRDASFVRHHHGAYALHIAPLDQQAPSALTDFCAWLKSEDGAAFHAALVGWPEPLETRQVQVSRMEAGEHFPEHRDTDEEGLAVVYNFTRPWEDGFGGVLTFRHPEADADLMRVPPLFNSVFIFRARGAPHRVTEWTSAAQGHQRYSVTAFILAKR from the coding sequence GTGCTGCACGTCTGCCTCCGAGACGTCCTCTTCCCCGAGCGCGCCGAGGCAATGCACCAGGCCCTGCGCGACGCGAGCTTCGTGCGCCATCACCACGGCGCCTATGCCCTGCACATCGCGCCGTTGGATCAACAGGCGCCCTCCGCCCTGACGGACTTCTGCGCGTGGCTCAAGAGCGAGGACGGCGCGGCCTTCCACGCCGCGCTTGTGGGCTGGCCCGAGCCCCTGGAGACCCGCCAGGTGCAGGTGTCGCGCATGGAGGCAGGCGAGCACTTCCCGGAGCACCGGGACACGGACGAGGAAGGGCTCGCGGTCGTCTACAACTTCACGCGCCCCTGGGAGGACGGCTTCGGAGGCGTCCTGACCTTCCGGCATCCGGAAGCGGACGCGGACCTGATGCGCGTCCCCCCGCTCTTCAACTCGGTGTTCATCTTCCGAGCGAGGGGCGCCCCCCATCGGGTCACGGAGTGGACATCCGCGGCCCAGGGACACCAGCGCTACTCGGTCACGGCCTTCATCCTCGCGAAGCGTTGA
- a CDS encoding serine hydrolase domain-containing protein, whose protein sequence is MSNHDLALRGLSQPRLADLTSALRGHVERGDLPGLVALVARGDTVHVDALGTQGLTEGPPMRRDSLFRLASMGKPITAVATLLLVEEGKLSLDAAVDPWLPELANRRVLRRPDGPLDDTVPAKRAITVRDLLTLRWGLGAVMAPPGTHPIQRAMAEARVTPGFNAITDPPDEYLRRLGTLPLLHQPGERWAYHTGYEVLGVLVARASGMRFDDFLRERLFLPLGMSDTAFVVPEEKLDRLTTAYARDPATGRLEAWDTPTNSHWSRPPAFLSGGGQGGLVSTADDLLAFCRMLLGGGPRVLSRASLQQMLTDQIPEAQKAASPFYPGFWDASGWGFGGSVTTKPDGVSPTAGRYGWAGGYGPMFFIDPQQGLTALLLLQRRMQGPDDEALAMEFSRAAYRTLED, encoded by the coding sequence ATGTCCAACCATGACCTGGCGCTTCGCGGTCTTTCCCAGCCACGGCTCGCGGACCTGACGTCCGCCCTGAGAGGCCACGTCGAGCGAGGAGACCTGCCGGGCCTCGTCGCGCTGGTGGCGCGAGGGGACACCGTGCACGTGGACGCGCTGGGAACGCAGGGCCTCACCGAGGGTCCCCCCATGCGGCGGGACAGCCTCTTCCGCCTCGCGTCCATGGGCAAGCCCATCACGGCGGTGGCCACGCTGCTGCTCGTGGAGGAAGGAAAGCTGTCGCTCGATGCAGCCGTGGACCCATGGCTGCCGGAGCTGGCGAACCGCCGCGTCCTGCGCAGGCCCGACGGCCCGCTGGACGACACCGTTCCCGCGAAGCGAGCCATCACCGTGCGAGACCTGCTCACGCTGCGCTGGGGCCTGGGCGCGGTGATGGCGCCGCCCGGCACGCATCCCATCCAGCGGGCCATGGCCGAGGCCCGGGTGACGCCCGGCTTCAACGCCATCACGGATCCGCCCGACGAGTACCTGCGCCGGCTGGGCACGCTGCCGCTCCTGCATCAACCCGGAGAGCGGTGGGCCTATCACACGGGCTACGAGGTCCTGGGCGTGCTGGTCGCGCGAGCGTCGGGCATGCGCTTCGACGACTTCCTGCGCGAGCGGCTCTTCCTGCCGCTGGGCATGAGCGACACGGCGTTCGTCGTGCCCGAGGAGAAGCTCGACCGGCTCACGACGGCCTACGCGCGGGACCCGGCCACGGGCAGGCTGGAGGCCTGGGACACGCCCACGAACAGCCACTGGTCGCGGCCGCCCGCCTTCCTCTCGGGAGGGGGCCAGGGCGGGCTGGTGTCCACGGCGGATGACCTCCTGGCCTTCTGCCGGATGCTGCTGGGCGGCGGTCCCCGGGTGCTCTCCCGAGCAAGCCTCCAGCAAATGCTGACGGATCAGATTCCGGAGGCGCAGAAGGCCGCCTCCCCCTTCTACCCCGGCTTCTGGGATGCATCCGGGTGGGGCTTCGGAGGGTCGGTCACCACGAAGCCGGACGGCGTCTCCCCCACCGCCGGTCGCTACGGCTGGGCCGGCGGTTACGGCCCGATGTTCTTCATTGATCCCCAGCAGGGCCTGACAGCCCTTCTCCTGCTCCAGCGGAGGATGCAGGGCCCGGACGACGAGGCCCTGGCCATGGAGTTCTCCAGGGCAGCGTACCGGACGCTGGAGGACTGA
- a CDS encoding SRPBCC family protein — MAIKLAIAALILVVALGAFVATRPDRFRIERNALVAAPPATVFALINDLRRFDTWNPYRSEPAPGVTQSFAGPDEGPGASFTYGGGKSGDGRMTIVESQPDARVVLKLEFFKPFEATNQAVFTLTPENGGTRVSWSMEGENTLMGKVMSLVVNMDTMIGKDFERGLANLDAAARSGAPSTTASAQPGATPAPAL, encoded by the coding sequence ATGGCCATCAAGCTCGCTATCGCAGCCCTCATCCTCGTCGTCGCGCTGGGCGCCTTCGTCGCCACCCGGCCTGACCGCTTCCGCATCGAGCGCAACGCGCTCGTGGCCGCGCCCCCGGCCACTGTCTTCGCGCTGATCAACGACCTGCGCCGGTTCGACACGTGGAACCCGTACCGCTCCGAGCCCGCTCCCGGCGTGACCCAGTCCTTCGCTGGGCCCGATGAAGGACCCGGCGCCAGCTTCACCTACGGCGGCGGCAAGTCCGGGGATGGCCGCATGACCATCGTGGAGAGCCAGCCCGATGCTCGCGTCGTCCTCAAGCTGGAGTTCTTCAAGCCGTTCGAAGCCACCAACCAGGCCGTCTTCACCCTCACGCCCGAGAACGGCGGCACCCGCGTGAGCTGGAGCATGGAGGGCGAGAACACCCTGATGGGCAAGGTGATGTCGCTCGTCGTGAACATGGACACGATGATCGGCAAGGACTTCGAGCGGGGACTCGCGAACCTGGACGCCGCCGCGCGCAGCGGTGCCCCGTCCACCACCGCGAGTGCCCAGCCCGGCGCGACCCCCGCTCCGGCGCTCTGA
- a CDS encoding acetamidase/formamidase family protein translates to MTTDLWGNPAYQLLTLERDGKRLSGELDGDALKGERTGNAVHFVVTDSRQQTYVFDGKVNGESLRGTADYPDSNNPKARVPHAFSARLLPLRPAGAPRVHDFTPTSWSNEFTAHRAPVLTVWPGDTVRTSTLDSGGMDSKGVTRALFGNPQTGPFFIATANPGDTLAVRIRRLNLNRSFADSLDSIVGRALTTGLAAKATELGKPVRWKLDPERGVAAPETPTERLKTFTVPLRPMLGGLAVAPGFGSAPLSTGDTGRYGGNMDFNEVVEGNTVYLPVAQPGALLYLGDAHAAQGDGETSQYALETSMDVEFSVDVLHGKPPPSTPRVESPTHLMTLGQGGSLDDALRSATQGLTQWLEQDYGLTLSESAQVLGSSVQYVVANLAGRSVGVAAKLDKARLQVLRPVGK, encoded by the coding sequence GTGACGACTGACCTGTGGGGCAACCCCGCGTATCAACTGCTCACACTGGAGCGCGACGGGAAGCGGCTTTCTGGGGAACTGGATGGAGATGCCCTGAAAGGGGAGCGCACGGGCAACGCTGTCCACTTCGTTGTCACGGACTCGCGGCAACAGACCTACGTCTTCGATGGCAAGGTGAACGGCGAGTCGCTTCGCGGCACTGCGGACTACCCAGACAGCAACAACCCAAAGGCGCGGGTGCCGCATGCCTTCTCGGCTCGCTTGCTTCCTTTGCGTCCCGCTGGGGCTCCTCGCGTGCACGACTTCACGCCCACCTCGTGGTCCAACGAGTTCACCGCGCACCGCGCGCCGGTGCTCACGGTCTGGCCGGGCGATACGGTGCGGACCTCCACGCTTGATTCTGGTGGCATGGACTCGAAGGGCGTGACCCGCGCTCTCTTCGGCAACCCGCAGACCGGTCCGTTCTTCATCGCCACCGCGAACCCGGGCGACACACTGGCCGTTCGCATCCGCCGCCTCAATCTGAACCGCTCGTTCGCGGACAGCCTGGACAGCATCGTGGGCCGCGCGCTCACGACGGGCCTCGCCGCGAAGGCGACGGAGCTGGGCAAGCCCGTTCGGTGGAAGCTCGACCCGGAGCGAGGCGTGGCGGCGCCGGAGACTCCTACGGAACGGCTGAAGACCTTCACCGTGCCGCTGCGGCCCATGCTCGGCGGCCTGGCGGTGGCGCCTGGGTTCGGCTCCGCGCCCCTGTCCACCGGTGACACGGGCCGCTATGGCGGCAACATGGACTTCAACGAGGTCGTGGAGGGCAACACCGTCTACCTGCCCGTGGCGCAGCCCGGCGCACTCCTGTACCTGGGGGACGCACACGCCGCGCAGGGCGATGGTGAGACGTCTCAGTACGCGCTGGAGACCTCCATGGACGTCGAGTTCTCCGTGGATGTTCTCCACGGCAAGCCGCCACCTTCGACGCCCCGGGTGGAGTCACCCACGCACCTCATGACGCTGGGGCAGGGCGGTTCGCTGGATGACGCCCTGCGCTCCGCGACGCAGGGACTGACGCAGTGGCTGGAGCAGGATTACGGGCTTACGCTCTCGGAGAGCGCGCAGGTGCTGGGCAGCTCCGTGCAGTACGTCGTCGCGAACCTCGCGGGGCGCAGCGTGGGCGTCGCCGCGAAGCTGGACAAGGCCCGGCTCCAGGTGCTCCGGCCCGTAGGGAAGTGA
- a CDS encoding FadR/GntR family transcriptional regulator → MERVGRVAYVEEQLERYISLGMLPRGQFASEEKLAGEFNCCRGTVREAFRRLAARGLVVQHPGRKTRAVALDESLTLENLGLALHHRHTEEGRRLFEGFFSLKRQVLVELLADCCTKASASQVDQLESVCYALSDAARWHPGERCAELEFELLRLAAHAAARPGHLLLIQSLQRALRGNAARLLSFMGGESLREWARCAMHALGERDVRTLQHQLPALLKACDEGVLDAFAPAPREAALPEEPDASSSVPSQDEALEVLGINASVSVTEQDNALDVRRGVAACDLDVSASAPQQDKALAERGVSLCRCVGDDGLDHLAAVAEVAKELRVEIDNEVLLSCEEDVTGEILGNLSADEPD, encoded by the coding sequence ATGGAACGGGTGGGACGCGTGGCGTACGTGGAGGAGCAGCTCGAGCGCTACATTTCGCTGGGGATGCTGCCGCGGGGGCAGTTCGCCTCGGAAGAGAAGCTGGCGGGTGAATTCAACTGCTGCCGGGGCACCGTGCGCGAGGCGTTCCGGCGACTGGCGGCGCGAGGCCTGGTGGTGCAGCACCCCGGGCGCAAGACGCGCGCGGTGGCGCTGGATGAATCGCTGACGCTGGAGAACCTGGGCCTTGCGCTGCATCACCGGCACACCGAGGAGGGCCGGCGGCTTTTTGAGGGCTTCTTCAGCCTCAAGCGGCAGGTGCTGGTGGAGCTGCTGGCCGACTGCTGCACGAAGGCCTCCGCGTCGCAGGTGGACCAGTTGGAGTCCGTCTGTTACGCGCTCTCGGACGCGGCGCGCTGGCACCCCGGAGAGCGCTGCGCGGAGCTGGAATTCGAATTGCTGCGGCTGGCGGCCCATGCGGCTGCGCGTCCCGGGCATCTGCTCCTCATCCAGTCACTGCAACGGGCCCTGCGAGGCAACGCGGCCCGGCTGCTGTCCTTCATGGGCGGAGAGTCGCTGCGCGAGTGGGCCCGCTGCGCGATGCACGCCCTCGGCGAGCGCGATGTGCGAACGCTCCAGCACCAGTTGCCGGCGCTGCTGAAGGCTTGCGATGAGGGCGTGCTGGACGCTTTTGCTCCTGCACCTCGGGAGGCTGCTCTGCCTGAGGAGCCCGATGCATCTTCGTCAGTCCCCTCTCAGGATGAAGCTTTGGAGGTGCTTGGCATCAATGCCTCCGTTTCAGTGACTGAGCAGGACAATGCATTGGATGTACGACGGGGTGTTGCGGCCTGTGACCTCGATGTCTCCGCGTCAGCCCCTCAGCAGGACAAAGCACTGGCGGAGCGTGGCGTCAGCCTTTGCCGCTGCGTGGGGGACGACGGCCTCGACCACCTCGCGGCAGTTGCTGAGGTCGCCAAGGAACTCAGGGTGGAGATTGACAACGAGGTGCTGCTCTCCTGCGAGGAGGACGTGACGGGAGAGATCTTGGGCAACCTCTCCGCGGACGAACCTGATTGA